A single genomic interval of Magnetococcales bacterium harbors:
- a CDS encoding response regulator yields METELRVLIVDDNPVERKLLAGLLGKVRPWRIVTTTCATGGEANSCVRGQLPDVAFVDFRLQGELGTDLIRGLKEAGCRSGMVLFTGQAGEVALLEALRAGADDYLSKDDLSIEAVSRVIHNTLAKVKAARDLDAALHELSEARDSLEIRVRERTMELQAEREKLLAITATAHDPIIMIDHEARITFWNPAAERIFGYSQEEIMGKEVFCLLPSSTFKRGLMNTFAQFRETGTGALVGKVSEFTVKKKDGKCLTVAASIARFQHQEGWNAVVIPRDITQYRRNESILRRAKEEAERSTRLKDQFVSLVAHDLRGPFTTILGFLELMEKDKENPLSDKQKGFLRWVVDSCQKMLRMIDELLNISRLKTGKITLEPGFINLRFLGDKVFANLGPLAAKKGIALVNEVGETTRIYADANLLGEVVQNLVSNAIKFSSRGDTITLFSPENQPTALAVRDTGVGIAREQMKNLFKLEEKTSTIGTAGESGTGFGLPFSMDIVKAHGGTLTVESTLGEGSVFCVTLPEVVPRILVVDDDPDSRELFRHYLRKEGVLLELSDNGPEGLAMLNAHRYHLVICDIQMPGMNGFEFLEKMNADPKLKSIPAILITSDESMATRQRAFQMGAYDFITKPMASQDLVPRLRRFLGV; encoded by the coding sequence ATGGAAACCGAACTTCGCGTCTTGATCGTCGATGACAATCCCGTGGAACGTAAGCTCCTGGCGGGTTTGTTGGGCAAGGTCCGGCCATGGCGGATCGTCACCACCACCTGCGCGACGGGGGGAGAGGCAAACTCCTGTGTGCGCGGCCAGTTGCCCGATGTGGCATTCGTCGATTTTCGCCTCCAGGGAGAACTGGGGACCGATCTGATCCGGGGCCTCAAGGAGGCGGGTTGCCGTTCGGGGATGGTCCTCTTTACCGGTCAGGCGGGGGAGGTGGCGCTTCTTGAAGCGTTGCGCGCCGGGGCCGATGATTATCTGAGCAAGGATGACCTGAGCATCGAGGCGGTCAGCCGGGTGATCCATAATACCCTGGCCAAGGTCAAGGCGGCCCGGGACCTCGATGCCGCTCTCCATGAATTGAGCGAGGCGCGGGACAGTCTGGAAATCCGGGTCCGTGAACGGACCATGGAGCTTCAGGCGGAACGGGAAAAGCTGCTTGCCATCACCGCGACCGCGCACGATCCGATCATCATGATCGATCACGAAGCCCGGATCACCTTTTGGAACCCCGCCGCCGAACGTATTTTCGGCTATTCCCAGGAGGAAATCATGGGCAAGGAGGTGTTTTGCCTGCTTCCCTCCTCGACTTTCAAGCGGGGATTGATGAACACTTTCGCCCAGTTCAGGGAAACGGGAACCGGGGCCCTGGTGGGAAAGGTGAGCGAGTTCACGGTCAAGAAAAAAGATGGCAAGTGCCTGACCGTTGCCGCGTCCATCGCCCGTTTTCAACATCAGGAGGGGTGGAACGCGGTGGTCATCCCGCGGGACATCACCCAGTATCGTCGCAATGAATCGATCCTGCGCCGGGCCAAGGAAGAGGCGGAGCGTTCGACCCGCCTCAAGGACCAGTTTGTCTCCCTGGTGGCCCATGACCTGAGGGGGCCATTCACGACCATCCTTGGTTTCCTCGAATTGATGGAAAAGGACAAGGAAAATCCCCTGAGCGACAAGCAGAAGGGATTTTTGCGCTGGGTGGTGGACAGTTGCCAGAAAATGTTGCGCATGATCGACGAGTTGCTCAACATCAGCCGTCTGAAGACCGGAAAGATCACCCTGGAACCCGGATTCATCAACCTTCGCTTTCTGGGCGACAAGGTGTTTGCCAATCTGGGGCCCCTGGCGGCGAAGAAGGGGATTGCCCTGGTCAACGAGGTCGGCGAAACAACCCGTATTTATGCCGATGCCAACCTGTTGGGCGAAGTGGTACAGAATCTGGTTTCCAATGCCATCAAGTTTTCTTCCCGTGGCGATACGATCACCTTGTTCAGCCCCGAAAACCAGCCGACCGCGCTGGCAGTCCGGGATACCGGCGTCGGCATCGCCCGCGAGCAGATGAAAAACCTGTTCAAACTGGAAGAAAAAACTTCCACCATCGGCACCGCGGGAGAATCAGGGACCGGTTTTGGCCTTCCGTTCAGCATGGACATCGTCAAAGCCCATGGGGGTACGTTGACGGTCGAATCGACGCTTGGGGAGGGGAGCGTTTTTTGTGTCACCCTGCCCGAGGTGGTCCCGCGAATCCTGGTGGTGGACGACGATCCCGATTCCAGGGAACTGTTTCGTCATTACCTTCGGAAGGAGGGGGTTCTGCTTGAACTTTCCGACAACGGTCCCGAGGGGTTGGCGATGCTCAACGCCCATCGGTATCACCTGGTGATCTGCGACATTCAAATGCCCGGGATGAATGGTTTCGAGTTTCTCGAAAAAATGAATGCCGATCCCAAACTTAAATCGATTCCCGCCATTTTGATCACCTCCGACGAAA
- a CDS encoding cyclic nucleotide-binding domain-containing protein, which yields MLFNRNKPSLGKTFQNGEIIVKQHDPPGSMFIILEGRVEIWVDDGDKEPFLVAVLEKDNVFGGISLYDNSPRISTARALGRVRLLSVDKRGFLQWLGEDPTFALRILLKMSERIRTLIGQLVSLRREVRELRQKVARIR from the coding sequence ATGTTGTTCAACAGAAACAAACCTTCTCTGGGCAAGACCTTTCAGAACGGGGAGATCATCGTCAAACAGCACGATCCTCCCGGTTCGATGTTCATCATCCTGGAAGGCCGCGTCGAAATATGGGTCGATGACGGCGACAAGGAACCTTTTTTGGTGGCGGTCCTGGAGAAGGATAACGTTTTTGGTGGAATTTCGCTCTACGATAATTCGCCAAGGATTTCCACCGCTCGTGCTCTCGGACGGGTGCGTCTCCTTTCAGTGGACAAGCGGGGCTTTTTGCAATGGTTGGGGGAAGATCCGACCTTTGCTTTGCGGATTCTGCTGAAAATGTCCGAACGGATCCGGACCCTGATCGGGCAATTGGTCTCGTTGCGGCGGGAGGTGCGGGAACTCAGGCAGAAGGTGGCGAGAATCCGTTGA